ATAATCAGGAATGAGATAATCTCCAAGCTTCGATTTGTTGATTTCGCGTTTAATTTCTTCTAATTCATCCATTGTAGGGCGAAGGAAGATAAACATGAAGTCGGCTTTGTTTCCGACAACTTTATAAAGAGATTGGCTGCCTTGCTTTTCTTCTTCAACAGCATCCCATTTCTTCATTATTTCCTTGAATTCCTTGATTGCTGCGTTTCTTTCTTCTTCTGATGTCAGTTTCCATGAAGCCCAGTCAAATGTGCGCGTATCATGAACAACAGACCATCCATCCATGGTTACTACTGCTTCTGCCATGTTCAATCACTCCTTACAGTTGATAAAGAAAAAATCTGTACATGCTTTTACTATAGCACATTAAGGGTATTCTAATCATATGAAAGGGCTAATGAAGACGATCGTTTTTTCATATTGTCAATTCTTTGTCATAGATTGCAGAAAAAGAAGGCGATTTCCTTTTAAAGTATAATAAAATTAGCTATCATTGTTAAAAGACACACACATTATTGTGATGGAGGTTTTTTTATGGGATCATTATTTGATCAGCTTACAGCAAAGGTATCGAACACAAACAAAAAAATTGTTTTTCCAGAAGGTCTTGATGAACGAATACTGACTGCGGCAAGCCAATTAAGTGCTGCAGGAGTTGTAGCGCCGATTTTGATTGGAAGTCAGGAAAGCATTGAAAAAAAAGCAGCATATAACAGCATTGACATTGCCTCTTGTACGATTATTGACCCTCAGGGATATGCGGAATTTGATGCAATGGTCGAAGCTTTTGTAGAGCGCCGTAAAGGAAAGGCTACAGAAGAGGATGCACGTAAAATCCTTCTTGATGAAAACTATTTCGGAACGATGCTCGTTTATATGAATAAAGCAGATGGGCTTGTTAGCGGTGCGGCACATTCGACTGCTGACACAGTACGTCCAGCACTGCAAATTATTAAAACAAAAGAAGGCATTAAGAAAACATCTGGCGTATTCATTATGGTACGCGGCGATGAAAAATATGTTTTTGCAGATTGTGCGATTAATATTAATCCAGACAGCCAGGATTTAGCGGAAATTGCTGTAGAAAGTGCACAGACAGCACGATTATTTGATGTTGATCCGCGTGTAGCAATGCTCAGCTTCTCGACTAGAGGCTCTGCCAAGTCACCGGAAACAGAAAGAGTTGTCGAGGCGCTTAATATTGCAAAAGAAAAAGATACATCCCTTGTTATTGATGGGGAATTTCAATTTGATGCAGCCTTTGTTCCAAATGTTGCAGCGAAAAAAGCTCCAGATTCTGTTATAAAAGGGGATGCAAATGTATTTGTTTTCCCAAGTTTGGAAGCAGGAAACATTGGATATAAAATTGCGCAGCGCCTTGGCGGATTTGAAGCTGTAGGTCCGGTGCTTCAAGGGTTAAACCGACCTGTAAATGATCTTTCTCGCGGCTGCAGTGCAGATGACGTTTATAAGTTAGCGATTATTACAGCAGCACAAGCGACTGAATAAGTAGTATAGAAAAAAACAACTCTGCGAGATTCATTTCTCTGCAGGGTTGTTTTTTTCTAATTGTTGCATGTGGGCAACTGCTTCATTCCGTTTAATCATTTGGATATATCTTTTTTCAAATGTATCGAGTTCTGTATTGGAAAAAGGTCTCGTCACGATTTCTTCACATATATCCTGTAATGCAGTGTACACTCTATCTTTCATATCTTCCACGGTTAAATGGACCCCAAGTAAATCAGACAGCGATCCCATCACACTTGGTTTCACTGTCGGATAAACAAATTTAGTCTCTGTTTCCTTTTTAGCAATCGCATAGAAATCTCGAATAAGAGAAGCTCTTTCCTTACTGTTTCCTTCTACATCAAGATAAATCTGAACTGCAGCACCATCCTTTACACGTCGCTGTGAAATGCCTGCGAATTTTTTTCCGTTAATGCTTAAATCAAAGTCACCAGGACAATAAGATCCGACAATTTCATATGCTTCAATTTCGGTTGTTAAATCGCGCAACATATATTTAATCAAATGGACCATTGCTTCGTAGCAGTCGTGAATCGAAAGCTCTGCAACACCAGGAATGACAAGAGATATATTCAATACACCGCCATCCAGCGCAACTGCAAGTCCACCAGAATTTCGAACGACAACATGATAGCCTTTTCCTGCTAAAAACTGAACGCCCTCATCAAGGAAAGGGAGCCTTGCATCTGGAATGCCAAGCACAATTGTCTTTTCGTGAACCCAAAGTCGAATAGCGGATGGGGAAGTCCGATTGCTTACCGATACAGCTAGAGCATCATCAACAGCGAAGGATGTGAGAGCTGTATATTCATTTTGCTGAAATGCAGTTTCCTGTGAATGATCAATATATCGCAATGTCGATTGACCGACAATTTCTTTCCAATTTTTCATAATAATCTCCTTACCCTTTTAAGCTTTCCATACTTATTATATAATAAACTAAATAAGGAACACATTTAAATGCAGAAAAAGAACGGATGGGGAATAAATGGCATATAAAGACGAACAATTGTCGGAGGAAAAAGTATTTAAAGATCCTGTTCACCGGTACGTTCATGTACGGGATCGTGTTATATGGGATTTAATTGCTGCTCCGGAATTCCAACGGTTGCGTCGAATTAAACAGCTTGGGACAACCAATTTGACATTTCACGGGGCAGAACATAGTAGATTTAATCATTCACTTGGTGTTTACGAAATTGTCCGGCGAATCATTAATAATTTTCAGGACAGGCCTCATTGGAATAAAGGCGAGCGACTCTTATGCCTCTGTGCGGCTCTGCTGCACGATCTTGGTCATGGACCGTTTTCCCATTCCTTTGAAAAGGTCTTTAAATTGGATCATGAATATTTTACTCAGCAAATCATTTTGGGAGATACAAAAATAAATGAAATTTTAGAGCGTGTTAGTGAAGGCTTTGCACAAAAGGTTGCTGATGTTATTGCGAAAACCTATAAAGATAAATTGGTGGTCAGCTTAATTTCCAGTCAAATTGATGCGGATCGCATGGATTATTTGCAGCGTGATGCTTATTTCACCGGGGTAAGTTATGGGCACTTTGATATGGAACGTATTTTACGAGTGATGCGCCCAATTGATGATCAAGTGGTAATTAAATCAACCGGAATGCATGCGGTTGAGGATTATATTATGAGCCGTTATCAAATGTATTGGCAAGTATATTTCCATCCGGTTACGAGAAGTGCAGAAGTTATCTTGACTAAAATACTTCACCGAGCGAAGTATTTATATGAAAATAACGATTTTACCTTTAAATTACAGCCGACGCATTTTGTTTCCTTTTTTAAAGGAAAGGTGGACTTATCAGATTATTTAAAGCTGGACGAGATGATTGTTCATTATTATTTTCAGCTTTGGCAGGAAGAAGATGACGAAATTCTAAGGGATTTATGTGAGCGATTCATGAATCGTCGCTTATTTAAATATGTTGAATTTAATCCCAATCTGCAAATGAATGAGTGGATGGAACTGTATCAGCTGTTTCAAGAAGCAGATATTGATCCGGAATATTACCTTGTTGTTGATTCTTCTTCTGATTTACCGTACGATTTCTATCGACCTGGTGAGGAAGAAGAACGGCTGCCAATCCATTTATTGATGCCAGATGGAAGCCTAAAGGAACTCTCGAGGCATTCGGATATTGTTGAATCCATTTCAGGTAAAAAACGGACAGACCATAAATTATATTTTCCAAAGGATCGGTTGAATGAATTGAAGGATCAGGCGCTGCGTGCGCGCATTATGGAAATTCTTTACGGGCAAGGAGCGAAATTTGATGTTGAATAATCATGCCAAATTAATCCGTTTCTTTTTAGAGGCAAATGGCGTAACAGGGCGGAAAAAATTGCAAAAAATGATTTATATTTTGCAGAAATGCGATATTCCCTTTGAAGAGAAATACCAATTCCATTTCTATGGTCCATACTCAGAGGAATTAACGCTGCGTGTGGAGGAGCTTTGTAATCTAGGTTTTTTAAAGGAAGAAAAAGAGGATAAAAGCAATTATTATCAATATAATTATAATATAACACCTGCTGGAATAGAGTTTCTGAATCAATTTTCAATGGAAATGCCGGATATGACGGCAAAGGTATCGATGCTGAAGGAAAAAAGCTCGCGTTTTCTAGAGCTCGTCTCCACCATGTTTTACTTCGATGATTTACCGCTTCAGGAGAATATAGAGAAAATCCACATGGTTAAACCGAAGCAAAAATACAGTAATGAGGAAATTGAGGAAGCCATCCGTTTTATGGGGAAAATAAAGCAGGAAGGCAAATAACTCATCAGGAAGGTTTGCCTTATGCTACAATAGCAACTAGTAATGATGAAGGAGGATCCTTTTATGAGTTCAGATCAATCTTCGAATAAAAAGAAGAATACATTTACAATCATCAAGGACGATTCAACAGATGGCCATGGCGGCTATGGAGTTGGCGCAATTAGTTTGGAGAATATGTCGTCTGTGATTGTTGATCCTAATGAAAATAAAGCATACGTTGACATGGGAGCGATGCATGCGCGAAGTGAAGTTGAACGTCGTGTGAAATGGTTACCGGATCGAAATGAAGTTCCAAACGGAAAATTGTATTGGATTGTTTGGGTCAACGTGGAACGAGGAGATAATGGTCCTTATTATTCGGGTGTAACAGGCTGTGAAATCCGTGTGGATCGTGAAATAAGACGTGCCTATAAATCAATGGGCGAGCATGTTAAGCATATGGAAAAAGCGCTCAAAGGCCATATCATTGTTGACCATATGGATAAGCACTCAAAAAATCTGTTAAGAGATTTCCTGATAGAATTTAACAGAGAAATGTGGGACAACGCAACAGATGAATTAAAAGAGGCACTCCCACTGTAATAGAGAATATGACAATTTTGTGTCCGAATCGTGAATCATTTGTTAAATCGTTGTACTTTGTGACAATAATTTGTAAACTATTGGTACATGGACTAACTCATGTTTACTAGGACAATAAAACAGCCAGCCTTCAGGTGAAAAACGGACTTACCTGGGAAGCTGGCTGTTTTATTGCCTGCTATTGATGGCATGACCCCAATGTAAAACAGCACCATACTACAAAGAAACAGCACGACCTCCATGTAAAACAGCACCATCCCCATAGAAAATAGCACCACTCTTCCAAAAACAGCACCATCCCTCAAAAAACTCACCCCTAACAGCGCACCATGCACTTAACCACTTGCATAACAATCAGGAAAACAAGTCAAACCAGCGCTCAAAAATACCTTTGTCCTCCTCATTTACTCCATCTTCTTCAACTGGATGTTCGGAGCAATAATTTCTTGGCTCTGTACCTTTTTCAAAGTACATAATTCTGCTTGCACCACAGCTAGGTGTCGCACGTGCGCCGGTTTCGGGATCGATTGGGATGCCGACAACACCAGTTGGCATAGCAAATACATCTTGTGCCATTCCCTCGTGTGCATCCTCCATGAAGCCTGACCACATCTCCTTTGCATAAGCTGACTCAGCAACAAGCTCCATGTTTCGGTTATCATCGTAGCCAACCCATATACCTGTTACAAGGGAAGGACTATAGCCAATCATCCAGCTATCTGAATCGGTTGTTCCAGATTTCCCGGCATATAGGCGGCTAAGCTCTTTAGAAATTGATGCACCAGTTACAGAGGTATAGCCGTTCATCTCTACATCAAACATCCCTGTCATAAGGTGTGTCAAAATAAACGCTTTTTTTGGATCCAATACCTGTTCTGATGTATCCTCATGCTCGTAAACTACTTTGCCATTTCGGTCCGTAATTTTTTCTACCGTATACCCAGAAATTGAACGCCCCCCATTAGCGATCATTCCATAAGCACTCGTCATATCGTTTACAGAGACAGAACCAGTACCTAAGGCTAATGCTGGCACCGCTTGGAAATCTCCTTTCAGTCCAAAGGTTTCCGCGGTTTCTATTAGCTTTTCAGGTCCTAAGTACATATTTGTTTTGACAGCATACACATTATCGGACAAGGCAAGTGCTTGAGCCAGTGTTATCGGCTTATTTGCATAATAACCATTAAAGTTACTCGGTTGATAGCTATTGCCATCACCTAATGCAAAAGTAGTCGGTTTGCTCATTAACTTCGTGCTTGGTGTATAACCATATTGCAATGCAGCGTAATATAAAATAGGTTTAAAAGTTGATCCTGACATTCGTTTGGATTTCATTGCCCGATTATAAGTGCTTTCTGAATAATCCTTGCCGCCAATCATCGAAAGAATTGCACCGTCATCAGGATCCATTGCAATCGCCGCAGTTTCCACTTCACTGGCAGAGTCAATTGTTTCGTGCACCTGTTCTTCCAGCTTTTTCTGGTATTCACGGTTTAATGTTGTGTAAATGCGAAACCCGCCGGCACGTACTTCATCGGGACTTAAATCTAAAAATTTAGCTGCCTCTTGTAAAACAGCATCCTGAAAATAGGGAGCTGTATCCACAGGCTCAGGTGTAACCGAATAATCCAGTTGCACTTCGATAGCCTTAGCATACTCTGCTTCAGAAATATAATTTTCATCTTTTAGATGTTTTAAAATCTGCTGCTGGCGCTGATTTGCATTCTCTTCATTGTTTAAAGGAGAGTAGTAGGACGGCCCCTTTGGGATTCCCACGAGCATTGTCGCTTCTGCTAAAGATAACGCTTTTGGCTTTTTATCGAAAAAGTAATGGCTTGCCGCCTTAATCCCATATGCCCCATGGCCATAATAAATCGTATTTAAATAGCCCTCGAGAATTTTGTCCTTAGAATAAAACATTTCCAGACGTATGGTATAGAATGCTTCTGACAGCTTTCGTGTCCATGTTTTCTCAGGGGATAAATAAAGGTTGCGCGCATATTGCTGGGAAATGGTGCTCGCGCCTTCCTTTAATGAGCTATTACGTATATTTTTCATAACTGCCCCAGCGATTCTTTTCAGATCAAACCCTTGATGTTCAAAAAAATGCTGATCCTCCGTCTGTAATGTTGCTTCAATAACCGCAGGAGATATATCATCTAAGCTAACCCAGTGATTTGTAAGGCCACCGCGCTGCTCGCTGATCACTTCTCCTTCTCGATCATAAATAATGGTCGCTTGATCATTTGCCAATTTAGGCGGACCTAATAGGAAGGCAGCTAAATAAATTGCAGTTATTGTAAAAACACCCACAGCAATAAGTGCAAGTATGATTTTATAGAAAATTCTTTTCGGGAAAAATCGCATGTTTGTAATCTCCAATGTAAAAGCTTTGTTTTCATTATTATGGGAAAAGCGGCATGGAAATAAACTTAACTAGTAAAAATCTTGTTTTTTGTAAGTGTAAAGCCTCAGATCCCCACGA
This region of Oceanobacillus sp. FSL K6-2867 genomic DNA includes:
- a CDS encoding YwgA family protein; the protein is MLNNHAKLIRFFLEANGVTGRKKLQKMIYILQKCDIPFEEKYQFHFYGPYSEELTLRVEELCNLGFLKEEKEDKSNYYQYNYNITPAGIEFLNQFSMEMPDMTAKVSMLKEKSSRFLELVSTMFYFDDLPLQENIEKIHMVKPKQKYSNEEIEEAIRFMGKIKQEGK
- a CDS encoding lipoate--protein ligase family protein, with translation MKNWKEIVGQSTLRYIDHSQETAFQQNEYTALTSFAVDDALAVSVSNRTSPSAIRLWVHEKTIVLGIPDARLPFLDEGVQFLAGKGYHVVVRNSGGLAVALDGGVLNISLVIPGVAELSIHDCYEAMVHLIKYMLRDLTTEIEAYEIVGSYCPGDFDLSINGKKFAGISQRRVKDGAAVQIYLDVEGNSKERASLIRDFYAIAKKETETKFVYPTVKPSVMGSLSDLLGVHLTVEDMKDRVYTALQDICEEIVTRPFSNTELDTFEKRYIQMIKRNEAVAHMQQLEKNNPAEK
- a CDS encoding transglycosylase domain-containing protein, with protein sequence MRFFPKRIFYKIILALIAVGVFTITAIYLAAFLLGPPKLANDQATIIYDREGEVISEQRGGLTNHWVSLDDISPAVIEATLQTEDQHFFEHQGFDLKRIAGAVMKNIRNSSLKEGASTISQQYARNLYLSPEKTWTRKLSEAFYTIRLEMFYSKDKILEGYLNTIYYGHGAYGIKAASHYFFDKKPKALSLAEATMLVGIPKGPSYYSPLNNEENANQRQQQILKHLKDENYISEAEYAKAIEVQLDYSVTPEPVDTAPYFQDAVLQEAAKFLDLSPDEVRAGGFRIYTTLNREYQKKLEEQVHETIDSASEVETAAIAMDPDDGAILSMIGGKDYSESTYNRAMKSKRMSGSTFKPILYYAALQYGYTPSTKLMSKPTTFALGDGNSYQPSNFNGYYANKPITLAQALALSDNVYAVKTNMYLGPEKLIETAETFGLKGDFQAVPALALGTGSVSVNDMTSAYGMIANGGRSISGYTVEKITDRNGKVVYEHEDTSEQVLDPKKAFILTHLMTGMFDVEMNGYTSVTGASISKELSRLYAGKSGTTDSDSWMIGYSPSLVTGIWVGYDDNRNMELVAESAYAKEMWSGFMEDAHEGMAQDVFAMPTGVVGIPIDPETGARATPSCGASRIMYFEKGTEPRNYCSEHPVEEDGVNEEDKGIFERWFDLFS
- a CDS encoding YwhD family protein; this encodes MSSDQSSNKKKNTFTIIKDDSTDGHGGYGVGAISLENMSSVIVDPNENKAYVDMGAMHARSEVERRVKWLPDRNEVPNGKLYWIVWVNVERGDNGPYYSGVTGCEIRVDREIRRAYKSMGEHVKHMEKALKGHIIVDHMDKHSKNLLRDFLIEFNREMWDNATDELKEALPL
- a CDS encoding HD domain-containing protein — translated: MAYKDEQLSEEKVFKDPVHRYVHVRDRVIWDLIAAPEFQRLRRIKQLGTTNLTFHGAEHSRFNHSLGVYEIVRRIINNFQDRPHWNKGERLLCLCAALLHDLGHGPFSHSFEKVFKLDHEYFTQQIILGDTKINEILERVSEGFAQKVADVIAKTYKDKLVVSLISSQIDADRMDYLQRDAYFTGVSYGHFDMERILRVMRPIDDQVVIKSTGMHAVEDYIMSRYQMYWQVYFHPVTRSAEVILTKILHRAKYLYENNDFTFKLQPTHFVSFFKGKVDLSDYLKLDEMIVHYYFQLWQEEDDEILRDLCERFMNRRLFKYVEFNPNLQMNEWMELYQLFQEADIDPEYYLVVDSSSDLPYDFYRPGEEEERLPIHLLMPDGSLKELSRHSDIVESISGKKRTDHKLYFPKDRLNELKDQALRARIMEILYGQGAKFDVE
- the pta gene encoding phosphate acetyltransferase; this translates as MGSLFDQLTAKVSNTNKKIVFPEGLDERILTAASQLSAAGVVAPILIGSQESIEKKAAYNSIDIASCTIIDPQGYAEFDAMVEAFVERRKGKATEEDARKILLDENYFGTMLVYMNKADGLVSGAAHSTADTVRPALQIIKTKEGIKKTSGVFIMVRGDEKYVFADCAININPDSQDLAEIAVESAQTARLFDVDPRVAMLSFSTRGSAKSPETERVVEALNIAKEKDTSLVIDGEFQFDAAFVPNVAAKKAPDSVIKGDANVFVFPSLEAGNIGYKIAQRLGGFEAVGPVLQGLNRPVNDLSRGCSADDVYKLAIITAAQATE